AAAGAAATTGGACAGAGCGCCGGTTTCATAAGTCAGGCGGGTACGCAGAGAGGTTAAATCCTGGGTATCGGAAAGTTGGTCGACTTGTTCAAAACGGGCACGGAACTGAAGATTCACCTTGGCGTCTTCAACCAAAGCCTTGCTAACCGGATCGGCAGCGGCAACGTTGGACAGGCTGAGCAGGGCAGTGGAAACGGCTAACGCGGCTGTGCTGAATTTCATGATGTCATCCTCGGGACTTTGATTGTTATCATTTGGGTGTTTCCTGTATGCGCGCATGTTATTGGCTTGTTCGGTGTGCGGTTTTTGATCTGGCACAAGTTTTCCCTGAAGTTAGGCTTTGTTGACTAAAAGTGTGAATTAGATCAATGGGTTATACCTATATAGTCGTACCTCTAAATGGGTATTTTGGCGGTGTCATTCGATAAGCTTTGGCATGTCCGTGCGAGGGTTTTGAGTACGGTATGCGGCAATAAGCGCGTTGCAATGTCCCGGGTGCGTCTTACAATGGCTGCTTGCAGTCAATAAGAAGGATACCCCGTGAACCTGACCTTCCGCCTGTTTTTGGGCCTTGGGCTGTGCCTGTCTGCCCAGGCCTTTGCCGCCCCCCTCACCTTTGATGAAAACGCGTTTCGCGAAGATGTGAAAACCCTTGCCAGCGACCCCTTTGGCGGCCGTGCGCCCCTATCAGAAGGCGAGCAAAAGACCCTCGATTACCTCACACAGGCCTTTAAGTCGATGGGCCTTAAAGGGGCATTCAATGGGGAATATCTGCAGCCTGTGCCCATGGCGAAAATCACTGCCGATCAGAGCATGGTGCTTAAGGTTGGCGAGCTCAGCTTTACCCCGGGCGAGGATTTCACCGCCCGTACCCAGAGGGTAGTACCCAGGGTCGAGCTCAGTGGCAGCGACATGGTGTTCGTGGGGTATGGCATCAATGCCCCCGAATACGGCTGGAATGATTACGCCGGCGTGGAGGTGCGCGGCAAAACCGTGGTGCTTTTGGTAAACGACCCGGGCTTTGCCACCCAGGACCCCAGGGTCTTTAAAGGCAACGCCATGACCTACTATGGCCGCTGGACCTACAAGTATGAAGAAGCGGCCCGTCAGGGCGCCGAAGCCGTGTTTATCGTTCACGAAGATGCCCCGGCCGCCTATGGTTGGGGGGTGGTGAAAAACTCCAACACCAATACCAAGTTCACCCTGGTCGATGACAACAATAACCAAAGTCAGGTGGGGGTAATGGGCTGGCTGCAATATGCGGCGGCCAAACAGATCCTTGCCGCCTCGGGTCAGGATATTGAAGCGCTGAAAGCGGCCGCCATGGCGCCGGGCTTTAAAGCCGTGCCTTTGACCGTGAAGGCCGATTTAACCCTGAATAACCATATCGAGCGCGCCGAGTCCCATAACGTGGCTGCCATACTGCCCGGCAACAAGAATGCCGATGAAGCCGTGGTAATGCACGCCCATTGGGATCACCTTGGCCAAATCGAGGAAGAGGGCAAAACCATTATCCTCAATGGCGCCGTGGATAACGCCACCGGCGTGGCCGGGGTGCTGGCGCTGGCAAGGCACTACGCTGCCTTGCCAGAGGATAAAAAGCCCGGCCGCAGCATTATTTTCTCGGCCTTTACCGCCGAAGAAACCGGGCTGATTGGCGCCCAGTATTTTGCCGAAAATCCGCCGCTGCCCACCGCCAAGCTGGTGGCCTTTTTGAACATTGATGGCATGAATGTGGGTGAGGGCGTGGATTACATACTGCGCTACGGCGAAGGGGTATCTGAGCTGGAAGCCATGCTGCAGGACGCCGCCAAGGCCCAGGGCAGGCAGGTGAAGCCTGACCCCCGTCCGCAAAACGGCCTGATGTTCCGCTCAGACCACTTTGCCCTTGCCAAGGAGGGCGTGCCTGGGCTCTTGTTTATGAGCCTTGGCGATACCGACCCTGACTACATTGCCCACAAGTACCACAAGGGTGCCGACGATTACTCCCCCGACTGGCCACTGGGTGGCGTGAAGCAGGACCTTGTGCTGATGGAACACATCCTCTCGCGCCTTGCCAACGGCAACGACTGGCCCAAGTGGCTGGAAGCGTCTGATTTCAAAAAACGCCGCGCCAAAGATGGCCGCTAGGCTGATTGAACTTACTTAACCATGAAAAAGCCCGCCAGCGCGGGCTTTTTTCTATCTGAGATTCACAGCGCCTTGGTCATAAAC
The window above is part of the Shewanella litorisediminis genome. Proteins encoded here:
- a CDS encoding M28 family metallopeptidase; protein product: MNLTFRLFLGLGLCLSAQAFAAPLTFDENAFREDVKTLASDPFGGRAPLSEGEQKTLDYLTQAFKSMGLKGAFNGEYLQPVPMAKITADQSMVLKVGELSFTPGEDFTARTQRVVPRVELSGSDMVFVGYGINAPEYGWNDYAGVEVRGKTVVLLVNDPGFATQDPRVFKGNAMTYYGRWTYKYEEAARQGAEAVFIVHEDAPAAYGWGVVKNSNTNTKFTLVDDNNNQSQVGVMGWLQYAAAKQILAASGQDIEALKAAAMAPGFKAVPLTVKADLTLNNHIERAESHNVAAILPGNKNADEAVVMHAHWDHLGQIEEEGKTIILNGAVDNATGVAGVLALARHYAALPEDKKPGRSIIFSAFTAEETGLIGAQYFAENPPLPTAKLVAFLNIDGMNVGEGVDYILRYGEGVSELEAMLQDAAKAQGRQVKPDPRPQNGLMFRSDHFALAKEGVPGLLFMSLGDTDPDYIAHKYHKGADDYSPDWPLGGVKQDLVLMEHILSRLANGNDWPKWLEASDFKKRRAKDGR